In Variovorax paradoxus, a single genomic region encodes these proteins:
- a CDS encoding MFS transporter has product MTTTHETTAHQADSRYAMLRLALTLLIMTVGSSGMYVVSVMLPAVQAEFGIARADASLPYTLLMLGFGLGGVLMGKLADRVGVMWPLLFGSAFLAAGYIATGLSGGIVSFTIAQALLVGLLGSSVAFAPLVADTSLWFVKRRGIAVAVCASGNYLAGAVWPPIAQHFVELVGWRQTYIGMGVFCGVTMALLALCFRARPPALAQAPAKAAASSAAPARDLTRPFGLSMGAAQGLLCVAGVACCVAMAMPQVHIVAYCGDLGYGPAQGAMMLSLMLGFGIVSRLVSGVICDRIGGLRTLLLGGVLQCVALLLFLPFDGLVPLYVISALFGLFQGGIVPSYAIIVREHFPPAEAGARVGTVLMFTLFGMALGGWMSGKVFDLTGSYHAAFINGIGWNLVNVSIASFLLFRTLRRSGGRVFALPAR; this is encoded by the coding sequence ATGACGACGACACACGAGACAACCGCCCACCAGGCGGATTCGCGCTACGCCATGCTGCGTCTGGCCCTCACGCTGCTGATCATGACGGTCGGCAGCAGCGGCATGTACGTGGTGTCGGTGATGCTGCCGGCGGTGCAGGCCGAGTTCGGCATCGCGCGCGCCGATGCTTCGCTGCCCTACACCTTGCTGATGCTGGGCTTCGGCCTCGGCGGCGTGCTGATGGGCAAGCTGGCCGACCGCGTGGGCGTGATGTGGCCGCTGCTGTTCGGCTCGGCGTTCCTGGCCGCGGGGTACATCGCCACGGGCCTGTCGGGCGGCATCGTCTCGTTCACCATCGCGCAGGCGCTGCTGGTGGGGCTGCTCGGCAGCTCGGTGGCGTTCGCGCCGCTGGTGGCCGACACCTCGCTGTGGTTCGTCAAGCGGCGCGGCATCGCGGTGGCGGTGTGCGCGAGCGGCAACTACCTGGCGGGCGCGGTGTGGCCGCCGATCGCGCAGCACTTCGTCGAGCTGGTGGGCTGGCGCCAGACCTATATCGGCATGGGTGTCTTCTGCGGCGTGACGATGGCGCTGCTGGCCCTGTGCTTCCGTGCGCGGCCACCGGCCCTTGCGCAGGCACCAGCCAAGGCCGCCGCGTCGAGTGCCGCGCCCGCGCGCGACCTGACGCGGCCCTTCGGCCTGAGCATGGGCGCGGCGCAAGGCCTGCTGTGCGTGGCCGGCGTGGCCTGCTGCGTGGCAATGGCGATGCCGCAGGTGCACATCGTGGCCTACTGCGGCGACCTCGGCTACGGGCCGGCACAGGGCGCGATGATGCTGTCGCTGATGCTGGGCTTCGGCATCGTGAGCCGGCTGGTGTCGGGCGTCATCTGCGACCGCATCGGCGGGCTGCGCACCTTGCTGCTGGGCGGCGTGCTGCAGTGCGTGGCGCTGCTGCTGTTCCTGCCCTTCGACGGGCTGGTGCCGCTCTATGTGATCTCCGCGCTGTTCGGGCTGTTCCAGGGCGGCATCGTGCCTTCCTACGCGATCATCGTGCGCGAGCACTTTCCGCCGGCGGAAGCGGGCGCGCGCGTGGGCACGGTGCTGATGTTCACGCTGTTCGGCATGGCGCTGGGCGGCTGGATGTCGGGCAAGGTATTCGACCTCACGGGCAGCTACCACGCGGCATTCATCAACGGCATCGGCTGGAACCTGGTGAACGTGAGCATCGCTTCGTTCCTGCTGTTCAGGACGCTTCGGCGATCAGGCGGCCGAGTGTTCGCATTGCCCGCTCGCTGA
- a CDS encoding DapH/DapD/GlmU-related protein, producing the protein MTIQRTGHRYRDVETGKTLDVWFPRHATFNNRRCLAEKVGLIAGDTVEVRIESLDAPPLSTEDAYLRLHLLSELAVRPNEINLDGLFGLLQNVAWTSAGPVLPSKVDELRHLVAAEYHHLTVPSIDKFPRMSDYVVPTGVRIADADRVRLGAHLSPGTTVMHEGFVNFNAGTLGESMVEGRVTPGVTVGKNSDIGAGASIMGTLSGGGKTKNAIGERSLLGANAGIGISLGDECIVEAGLYVTAGTKVKLPDGSVVSARTLSGKSGLLYRRNSQSGAVEVLETNAQRWGGLNTTLHSND; encoded by the coding sequence ATGACCATCCAGCGCACCGGCCACCGCTATCGCGACGTCGAGACGGGCAAGACTCTCGACGTCTGGTTTCCCCGGCATGCCACCTTCAACAACAGGCGCTGCCTTGCCGAGAAAGTCGGCCTGATCGCTGGCGACACCGTCGAGGTGCGCATCGAGTCGCTCGACGCTCCGCCGCTGTCCACCGAGGATGCCTATCTGCGACTGCACCTTTTGTCCGAACTGGCGGTGCGGCCGAACGAGATCAACCTCGACGGCCTCTTCGGCCTGCTGCAGAACGTGGCATGGACTTCGGCGGGCCCGGTGCTGCCGTCAAAGGTCGACGAACTGCGGCATCTGGTGGCGGCCGAGTACCACCACCTCACGGTGCCTTCGATCGACAAGTTTCCGCGCATGAGCGACTACGTCGTGCCGACGGGCGTGCGCATCGCCGACGCCGACCGCGTGCGGCTGGGCGCACATCTCTCGCCGGGCACCACCGTCATGCACGAGGGCTTCGTGAACTTCAACGCGGGCACGCTGGGCGAATCGATGGTCGAGGGGCGCGTCACGCCAGGCGTGACGGTCGGCAAGAACTCCGACATCGGCGCGGGCGCGTCGATCATGGGCACGCTCTCGGGCGGTGGCAAGACGAAGAACGCCATCGGCGAGCGCAGCCTGCTGGGCGCCAACGCAGGCATCGGCATTTCGCTGGGCGACGAATGCATCGTCGAGGCGGGCCTGTACGTGACCGCGGGAACCAAGGTCAAGCTGCCGGACGGCAGCGTTGTGTCCGCCCGCACGCTGTCGGGAAAGTCAGGGCTGCTCTATCGCAGGAACAGCCAGAGCGGCGCCGTCGAGGTGCTGGAGACCAACGCGCAGCGCTGGGGCGGGCTGAACACCACGCTGCACAGCAACGACTGA
- a CDS encoding TIGR03364 family FAD-dependent oxidoreductase, producing MTGTQAHHPEHFDLIVVGAGIVGLAHAYTAAQRGLKVCVVERDAACIGASIRNFGFITITGQAPGDTWRRAMHARDVWQRIAPYAGIDIVHRNLWLAAYRPEAHDVLEAFMRTPMGEACELLDAADAQAKAPALNLSDARSVLFSPHELRVESRTAIGLLAKWLAEAHGVVFRFGEAVLEVETPRVRTSRGTLHAERVAVCTNTDLHGLFADRIAAHELTLCRLQMLRVKPEAGFQLPGSVMMDLSLVRYEGYSTLPEAAALRARLQQEEAASLEHGIHLIVVQSADGSLVVGDSHHYGDAPEPFAMEEVDQLILRHLRSTLNLEAAQVTERWTGVYPSSKTTPCVIDAPDDATRVVIVTSGSGASTGFGIAHDVFEKW from the coding sequence ATGACCGGCACCCAAGCTCATCACCCTGAACATTTCGATCTCATCGTGGTCGGCGCCGGCATCGTCGGCCTGGCTCATGCCTACACCGCCGCGCAGCGCGGCCTCAAGGTCTGCGTCGTGGAGCGCGACGCGGCCTGCATCGGCGCTTCGATCCGCAACTTCGGCTTCATCACCATCACCGGACAGGCGCCGGGCGACACCTGGCGCCGGGCAATGCACGCGCGCGACGTGTGGCAGCGCATCGCGCCCTATGCGGGCATCGACATCGTGCACCGCAATCTCTGGCTCGCGGCCTACCGGCCCGAGGCGCACGACGTGCTCGAAGCCTTCATGCGCACGCCCATGGGCGAAGCCTGCGAACTGCTCGACGCCGCGGACGCGCAGGCCAAGGCACCGGCGCTGAACCTGTCGGATGCACGCTCGGTGCTGTTCAGCCCGCACGAGCTGCGTGTCGAATCGCGCACCGCCATCGGCCTGCTCGCCAAGTGGCTGGCGGAAGCGCACGGCGTGGTCTTCCGCTTCGGCGAAGCCGTGCTCGAGGTCGAGACGCCGCGCGTGCGCACCTCGCGCGGCACGCTGCATGCCGAGCGCGTGGCGGTCTGCACCAACACCGATCTGCATGGCCTTTTTGCCGACCGCATCGCCGCGCACGAACTCACGCTGTGCCGCCTGCAGATGCTGCGCGTGAAGCCCGAAGCAGGCTTCCAGTTGCCGGGCTCGGTCATGATGGACCTGAGCCTGGTGCGCTACGAGGGCTACAGCACGCTGCCCGAGGCGGCCGCGTTGCGCGCCCGCCTGCAGCAGGAAGAAGCCGCCTCGCTCGAACACGGCATCCACCTGATCGTGGTGCAGAGCGCCGACGGCTCGCTGGTGGTCGGCGATTCGCATCACTATGGCGACGCCCCGGAGCCCTTCGCCATGGAAGAGGTCGACCAGCTCATCCTGCGCCACCTGCGAAGCACCCTCAACCTGGAGGCCGCGCAGGTCACCGAGCGCTGGACCGGCGTGTACCCGTCGTCCAAGACCACGCCCTGCGTGATCGACGCACCCGACGACGCCACGCGCGTGGTGATCGTCACCAGCGGCAGCGGCGCCAGCACCGGCTTCGGCATTGCGCACGACGTCTTCGAGAAGTGGTGA
- a CDS encoding DUF2970 domain-containing protein — MSNLLGAVRAVLWSFIGLGGRRADADKRTAQIGILPLIGVALVLVLLLIAGLVALAHFAAST, encoded by the coding sequence ATGTCGAATCTGCTGGGCGCGGTGCGCGCCGTTCTCTGGAGTTTCATCGGGCTGGGCGGCCGTCGCGCCGATGCCGACAAGCGGACCGCGCAGATCGGCATCCTGCCGCTGATCGGCGTGGCGCTGGTCCTGGTGCTGCTGCTGATCGCCGGGCTGGTGGCCCTGGCGCACTTCGCAGCCAGCACATGA
- a CDS encoding c-type cytochrome, with the protein MRSRLRFAATALLLLVSGLAGIAGAATPATVPDTIEQRVAACIACHGREGATTNAGYFPRLAGKPAGYLFNQLVSFRDGRRSNSDMAYMVQHMSDAYLREIAEYFAGLDLPYPPISPLSDAKPEVLERGRVLALQGDAERRLPACVQCHGAALTGVQPATPGLLGLPRLYVASQLGAWLTNERHAIAPDCMAEVGRRMWTSDVNAVASWLATQPMPADTKAVASLPAPMPIACGGTSK; encoded by the coding sequence ATGAGGAGCCGCCTTCGGTTCGCCGCGACCGCGCTGCTGCTTCTGGTGTCCGGCCTGGCGGGCATTGCAGGCGCCGCAACGCCCGCCACCGTGCCCGACACCATCGAGCAGCGCGTGGCCGCATGCATCGCCTGCCACGGCCGCGAAGGCGCGACCACCAATGCCGGCTACTTTCCGCGTCTTGCGGGCAAGCCGGCCGGCTACCTGTTCAACCAGCTCGTGAGCTTTCGCGACGGGCGCCGCTCGAACAGCGACATGGCGTACATGGTGCAGCACATGTCCGACGCCTACCTGCGCGAGATCGCCGAGTACTTTGCCGGGCTCGATTTGCCTTATCCGCCGATCTCGCCGCTCAGCGACGCCAAGCCTGAAGTGCTCGAGCGCGGCCGTGTGCTCGCGCTGCAAGGCGACGCCGAGCGCCGGCTCCCGGCCTGCGTGCAGTGCCACGGCGCGGCCCTGACGGGCGTGCAGCCCGCCACCCCGGGCCTGCTGGGCCTGCCGCGGCTCTACGTGGCGTCGCAGCTCGGCGCGTGGCTCACCAACGAACGGCATGCCATCGCGCCCGACTGCATGGCCGAAGTCGGCCGCCGCATGTGGACCTCGGACGTCAATGCCGTGGCGAGCTGGCTGGCGACGCAGCCGATGCCGGCCGACACGAAGGCCGTGGCGTCGCTGCCGGCGCCCATGCCCATCGCCTGCGGCGGTACCTCGAAGTGA
- a CDS encoding putative 2-aminoethylphosphonate ABC transporter permease subunit, giving the protein MSSLPSAVAVPPVAMARSSAFDRERWITGAAVLLVVLLLVVIVALPVGALVGQSFFDRAGAFVGLANFARYLDNPALVQSAFNSLGLAALSAVICTAIAYVYAYGLTLSCMPAKGVLRAVALVPLLAPSLLPAISLVYLFGNQGLFKGLMGDVSIYGPLGIVLGSVFWTLPHALLILTTAMATSDGRLYEAAQTLGASRWRIFRTVTLPSSRYGLIVAAMVVFVLVITDFGVPKVVGGQTGVLATDIYKQVVGQQNFQMGAVVGLVLLIPAVLSFLVERRVRSKQAAALSARATPYQPEPVKSRDRALLVFCALTAGAILVMIGMAVFASLASYWPYNLAPSFKNYDFSNMDGGGWGSYFNSLRLAVCAAVAGAFLTFVSAYLVEKPRHFGLLRELLNLLANLPLAVPGLVLGVGYIFFFISPSNPLRAIYGSMTILVVCTVAHFFSVAHLTSLTALRQLDREYELVSESMGVPFWRTLWRVHLPVALPTVLNVGGYFFVNAMTTVSAVVFLYSPQTSLAAVAVLNMDDAGDVAPAAAMASLIMLTAAIGRGVFALAGHWTLKRTQNWRHR; this is encoded by the coding sequence ATGAGCAGTCTTCCGAGCGCCGTCGCCGTTCCGCCGGTGGCGATGGCGCGCAGCAGCGCGTTCGATCGCGAACGCTGGATCACCGGCGCGGCCGTTTTGCTGGTCGTGCTGCTGCTGGTCGTGATCGTCGCGCTGCCGGTCGGCGCGCTGGTCGGCCAGAGCTTCTTCGACCGCGCGGGGGCCTTCGTCGGCCTTGCCAACTTCGCGCGCTATCTCGACAACCCGGCGCTGGTGCAGTCGGCGTTCAACAGCCTGGGGCTCGCGGCCCTGAGCGCCGTGATCTGCACCGCCATCGCCTACGTGTACGCCTACGGCCTCACGCTGTCGTGCATGCCGGCCAAGGGCGTGCTGCGCGCGGTGGCGCTGGTGCCGCTCCTGGCGCCGTCGCTGCTGCCGGCCATCAGCCTGGTCTACCTGTTCGGCAACCAGGGCCTGTTCAAGGGGCTGATGGGCGATGTGTCGATCTACGGGCCGCTGGGCATCGTGCTGGGCTCGGTGTTCTGGACGCTGCCGCATGCGCTGCTGATCCTCACCACGGCCATGGCCACCTCCGACGGCCGGCTCTACGAAGCCGCGCAGACGCTGGGCGCCTCGCGCTGGCGCATCTTCCGCACGGTGACGCTGCCGTCCTCGCGCTACGGCCTCATCGTGGCCGCGATGGTGGTGTTCGTGCTGGTCATCACCGATTTCGGCGTGCCGAAGGTGGTGGGCGGCCAGACCGGCGTGCTCGCGACCGACATCTACAAGCAGGTGGTCGGGCAGCAGAATTTCCAGATGGGCGCGGTGGTCGGCCTGGTGCTGCTGATTCCGGCTGTGCTGTCCTTCCTGGTCGAGCGGCGCGTGCGCAGCAAGCAGGCAGCCGCGTTGTCGGCGCGCGCCACGCCCTACCAACCCGAGCCGGTGAAGTCGCGCGACCGTGCGCTGCTCGTGTTCTGCGCGCTCACGGCCGGGGCGATCCTCGTGATGATCGGCATGGCGGTGTTCGCATCGCTCGCCAGCTACTGGCCCTACAACCTGGCGCCGTCGTTCAAGAACTACGACTTCAGCAACATGGACGGCGGCGGCTGGGGCAGCTACTTCAATTCGCTGCGGCTGGCCGTGTGCGCCGCCGTGGCGGGCGCGTTCCTCACCTTCGTCTCGGCCTACCTGGTCGAGAAGCCGCGCCACTTCGGCCTGCTGCGCGAGCTGCTCAACCTGCTGGCCAACCTGCCGCTGGCGGTGCCCGGGCTGGTGCTGGGCGTGGGCTACATCTTCTTCTTCATCTCCCCGTCGAACCCGCTGCGCGCCATCTACGGCAGCATGACCATCCTGGTGGTGTGCACCGTGGCGCACTTCTTCTCGGTGGCGCACCTGACCTCGCTCACCGCGCTGCGCCAGCTCGACCGGGAGTACGAGCTGGTGTCGGAGTCGATGGGCGTGCCGTTCTGGCGCACGCTGTGGCGGGTGCACCTGCCGGTGGCGCTGCCCACGGTGCTCAACGTGGGCGGCTATTTCTTCGTCAATGCGATGACGACCGTGTCGGCCGTCGTGTTCCTCTATTCGCCGCAGACCTCGCTCGCGGCCGTCGCCGTGCTCAACATGGACGACGCCGGCGACGTCGCGCCCGCCGCGGCCATGGCCTCGCTGATCATGCTCACGGCCGCCATCGGCCGCGGGGTGTTCGCGCTGGCGGGGCACTGGACGCTCAAGCGCACCCAAAACTGGAGACACCGGTAA
- a CDS encoding c-type cytochrome, producing MSLLRRTGWVALVLVVLVALASGVLVAMNLRGEDALPERAESFNATPQLVERGRYLALAGNCAGCHTTRGGRPYAGGLPIETPFGTIYSSNLTPDAQTGIGSWSSAHFWRAMHNGRSKDGRLLYPAFPYPNFTKVTREDSDAIYAYLRSVEPASEQNRAHRLRFPYDTQAALAVWRALSFKPEAFVANAGKPAEWNRGAYLVDGLGHCIACHGSRNSLGATDTRLGLSGGLIAVENWYAPSLTDPHEAGLADWPSADVVALLKTGVAPRGSVMGPMADVVFRSTQYLSDSDLTAMASYLKDLPDVPKTEEPAGTKAPIRRDAGTMARGAKIYDQRCAYCHGDQGQGAVGAYPPLAGNRAVNMARPTNLVQVIAHGGFLPTTAGNPRPYGMPPFGQTLDAADVAAVLTYIRGSWGNDSAPVTQLDTMRR from the coding sequence ATGAGCCTGCTGCGACGCACCGGATGGGTGGCGCTGGTGCTGGTCGTGCTGGTGGCGCTGGCCTCGGGCGTGCTGGTGGCGATGAACCTGCGCGGCGAAGATGCGCTGCCCGAGCGGGCCGAGAGCTTCAACGCCACGCCCCAACTGGTCGAGCGCGGCCGCTACCTTGCATTGGCCGGCAATTGCGCGGGCTGCCACACCACGCGCGGCGGCCGGCCCTATGCGGGCGGCCTGCCCATCGAGACCCCCTTCGGCACCATCTATTCGAGCAACCTGACGCCCGATGCACAGACGGGTATCGGCAGCTGGAGCAGCGCGCATTTCTGGCGCGCGATGCACAACGGCCGCAGCAAGGACGGGCGCCTGCTGTACCCGGCCTTTCCGTATCCGAACTTCACCAAGGTGACGCGCGAGGATTCGGATGCGATCTACGCCTACCTGCGCAGCGTGGAGCCCGCGTCGGAGCAGAACCGTGCGCACCGGCTGCGCTTTCCCTACGACACGCAGGCCGCGCTGGCCGTGTGGCGTGCGCTCTCGTTCAAGCCCGAAGCCTTTGTCGCCAATGCGGGCAAACCGGCCGAGTGGAATCGCGGCGCCTACCTCGTCGACGGGCTGGGCCATTGCATCGCCTGCCACGGCAGCCGCAATTCGCTGGGCGCCACGGACACCAGGCTGGGTCTGTCGGGCGGGCTGATCGCGGTCGAGAACTGGTATGCCCCGTCGCTCACCGATCCGCATGAAGCCGGCCTGGCCGACTGGCCGAGCGCTGATGTCGTCGCGCTGCTCAAGACCGGTGTCGCGCCGCGCGGCTCCGTCATGGGTCCGATGGCCGACGTGGTGTTCCGCAGCACGCAGTACCTGAGCGATTCGGACCTGACGGCGATGGCGAGCTACCTGAAGGACCTGCCCGACGTGCCGAAGACCGAGGAGCCCGCCGGCACCAAGGCACCCATCCGCCGCGATGCCGGCACGATGGCGCGCGGCGCGAAGATCTACGACCAGCGCTGCGCCTACTGCCACGGCGACCAGGGCCAGGGCGCCGTCGGCGCCTACCCGCCGCTCGCGGGCAACCGCGCCGTCAACATGGCCCGGCCGACCAACCTGGTGCAGGTCATCGCGCACGGCGGCTTCCTGCCCACCACGGCGGGCAATCCGCGTCCCTACGGCATGCCGCCGTTCGGCCAGACGCTCGACGCGGCCGACGTGGCGGCGGTGCTCACCTACATCCGCGGCTCGTGGGGCAACGACAGCGCGCCCGTCACGCAGCTCGACACAATGCGGCGCTGA
- the phnX gene encoding phosphonoacetaldehyde hydrolase: protein MNAHNHSQLQAVVFDWAGTILDFGSCAPMGAFVKLFEQFGVEITIAEARGPMGVAKWDHIKALGTLPRIAAQWEAKHGHAFSDADADKLYEVFTPMNAASVRDHADFIPGALEAVGVLRQRGLKIGSTTGYNRPIMEVVVPIAAAGGYSPDNLVCGGDLAEGRPSPLMMYRCFADLGVWPPHTVVKVDDTGVGLQEGLNAGTWAVGVAVSGNVNGLTLAEWQALDEAQQQERRARATAELEAAGAHYVIDSVADLPKVLEDIEQRLQRGERPTA from the coding sequence ATGAACGCCCACAACCACTCCCAGCTCCAAGCCGTCGTCTTCGATTGGGCCGGCACCATCCTAGACTTCGGTTCCTGCGCACCGATGGGCGCCTTCGTGAAGCTGTTCGAGCAGTTCGGCGTGGAAATCACCATCGCCGAGGCGCGCGGCCCGATGGGGGTGGCCAAGTGGGACCACATCAAGGCGCTCGGCACGCTGCCGCGCATCGCCGCCCAGTGGGAAGCCAAGCACGGCCATGCGTTCAGCGACGCCGATGCCGACAAGCTGTACGAGGTGTTCACGCCGATGAACGCGGCCAGCGTGCGCGACCATGCCGATTTCATTCCGGGTGCGCTCGAAGCCGTCGGGGTGCTGCGCCAGCGCGGCCTGAAGATCGGCTCCACCACCGGCTACAACCGCCCGATCATGGAAGTGGTCGTGCCCATCGCCGCCGCCGGCGGCTATTCGCCCGACAACCTGGTGTGCGGCGGCGACCTCGCCGAAGGCCGCCCGTCGCCGCTCATGATGTACCGCTGCTTCGCCGACCTCGGCGTGTGGCCGCCGCATACGGTGGTGAAGGTCGACGACACCGGCGTCGGCCTGCAGGAGGGCCTGAACGCGGGCACCTGGGCCGTGGGCGTGGCCGTCAGCGGCAACGTCAACGGCCTCACGCTGGCCGAGTGGCAGGCGCTCGACGAAGCGCAGCAGCAGGAGCGCCGCGCGCGCGCCACCGCCGAACTCGAAGCCGCCGGTGCGCACTACGTGATCGACAGCGTGGCCGACCTGCCGAAGGTGCTCGAGGACATCGAACAGCGGCTGCAGCGCGGCGAACGCCCCACGGCCTGA
- a CDS encoding lipoxygenase family protein encodes MKRRDILKWSASAGGLSLLAAKPSTASAALPVLKPTLPQKIDPISATLRRLELVGRQATYLWTESHINLAGVPMGAVVPATELPALEHQLKTIAKAVEAVTNFAASFATSALASGSLQSLDNLRTRLAALQASFDQLLAANGGLLTLPAAALSLLGTLTGTAGDIATQLKQIHHDLLSQGPLGALNGPKTVAQYDALFVTIDKPAVAQLLHDNDLFAYMRVGGPNPMLIKRATALPAKFPLGDAQYRQVMGADDSLADAAASGRLYLLDYEGLGDMAPTGPVSKPLTGTGYVYAPVALFARPKTGRSLVPVAIQCGQDPALNPIFLRVDDTANAEAYWAWQSAKTAVQVADFNYHEMFVHLGRTHLMSEAFAMATQRQFATAHPLSRLLSPHLEGAMFINEAATLIIMAPLTTGDVILTAPIETLQQQCGRDRLAYDFYDRMMLPNDLRTRGVDDTAALPDYPYRDDALLVWNTIAQWVGDYVAAYYLGDGDVTGDYELQAWATELATSGKVHGFRPVTTRAQLVDVLTAIIFNASAQHAAVNFPQYSVMTYAPFSAGAGGTPAPTSNAGQSEASWSQMLPSRLGAQEQILLFHILGGVYYRPLGEYKDNVFPHLPVLLDPAISGQGGPLERFRNALAGIENTIRQRNTARSRPYEHLLPSRIPSSTNI; translated from the coding sequence ATGAAGCGCAGAGACATCCTCAAATGGTCCGCCTCGGCGGGCGGCCTGAGCCTGCTGGCGGCCAAGCCTTCGACCGCCTCGGCGGCACTGCCGGTGCTCAAGCCCACGCTGCCGCAGAAGATCGACCCGATCAGCGCCACGCTGCGGCGGCTGGAGCTGGTGGGACGGCAGGCCACCTACCTGTGGACCGAATCGCACATCAACCTGGCCGGCGTGCCGATGGGCGCGGTGGTGCCCGCCACCGAGCTGCCGGCGCTGGAACACCAGCTCAAGACGATCGCGAAGGCCGTCGAGGCCGTGACCAACTTCGCCGCGTCCTTCGCCACCAGCGCGCTGGCGTCGGGCAGCTTGCAGTCGCTCGACAACCTGCGCACGCGGCTGGCCGCACTGCAAGCCAGCTTCGACCAGCTGCTGGCCGCGAACGGCGGCCTGCTCACGCTGCCCGCGGCGGCGCTGAGCCTGCTGGGCACGCTCACCGGCACGGCGGGCGACATCGCCACGCAGCTCAAGCAGATCCACCACGACCTGCTGTCGCAAGGCCCGCTGGGCGCGTTGAACGGACCGAAGACGGTGGCGCAGTACGACGCGCTGTTCGTCACCATCGATAAGCCCGCCGTCGCGCAGCTGCTGCACGACAACGACCTCTTCGCCTACATGCGCGTGGGCGGCCCCAACCCGATGCTGATAAAGCGGGCCACCGCGCTGCCCGCCAAGTTTCCGCTCGGCGACGCGCAGTACCGCCAGGTGATGGGCGCCGACGACAGCCTCGCCGACGCGGCGGCATCGGGCCGGCTCTACCTGCTCGACTACGAAGGCTTGGGCGACATGGCGCCCACGGGCCCGGTGAGCAAGCCACTCACGGGCACGGGCTATGTCTATGCGCCGGTGGCGCTGTTCGCGCGCCCCAAGACCGGCCGTTCGCTGGTGCCGGTGGCGATCCAGTGCGGGCAGGACCCGGCGTTGAACCCCATCTTCCTGCGCGTGGACGACACCGCCAATGCCGAGGCCTACTGGGCCTGGCAGTCGGCCAAGACCGCGGTGCAGGTGGCCGACTTCAACTACCACGAGATGTTCGTGCACCTGGGCCGCACGCACCTGATGTCGGAAGCCTTCGCGATGGCCACGCAGCGCCAGTTCGCGACCGCGCATCCGCTGAGCCGGCTACTGTCGCCTCACCTGGAAGGCGCGATGTTCATCAACGAGGCGGCCACGCTGATCATCATGGCGCCGCTGACCACGGGCGACGTGATCCTCACCGCGCCTATCGAGACGCTGCAGCAGCAGTGCGGCCGCGACCGACTGGCCTACGACTTCTACGACCGCATGATGCTGCCCAACGACCTGCGCACGCGCGGCGTGGACGACACGGCGGCGCTGCCGGACTACCCCTACCGCGACGACGCACTGCTGGTGTGGAACACGATTGCGCAATGGGTTGGCGACTACGTGGCCGCCTACTACCTGGGCGACGGCGACGTGACCGGCGACTACGAGCTGCAGGCCTGGGCCACCGAACTCGCGACCAGCGGCAAGGTGCACGGCTTTCGTCCTGTCACCACGCGCGCGCAACTGGTCGACGTGCTCACGGCCATCATCTTCAACGCCAGCGCGCAGCATGCGGCGGTGAACTTCCCGCAGTACTCGGTGATGACCTATGCACCCTTCAGCGCGGGCGCCGGCGGCACGCCGGCCCCGACCTCGAACGCCGGGCAGAGCGAGGCGAGCTGGTCACAGATGCTGCCGTCGCGGCTGGGCGCGCAGGAGCAGATCCTGCTGTTCCACATCCTGGGCGGCGTGTATTACCGGCCGCTGGGCGAATACAAGGACAACGTGTTTCCCCACCTGCCGGTGCTGCTGGACCCCGCCATCTCCGGGCAGGGCGGCCCGCTGGAGCGCTTTCGCAATGCGCTCGCGGGCATCGAGAACACCATCCGCCAGCGCAACACCGCGCGCTCGCGGCCCTACGAGCACCTGCTGCCGAGCCGCATTCCGTCGAGCACCAACATCTGA